Proteins from a single region of Cytophagaceae bacterium:
- a CDS encoding DUF1080 domain-containing protein: protein MKKSIILSFLLITGNIFAQKSPTSLFNGKDHTGWHIDVPALDNNPSGKSPFIVRDGKMVCLAEPQGHIITDKVYENYELTVEYRFAGKPGNCGVLVHASTPRILYKMFPKSIECQLMHDNAGDFWCIGEDVVTPDMEARRGKKEDWGVTEGKERRVKNLTDNSEKPLGEWNTIKVRCEGNKITVWVNGDLVNEGVSTASKGQIALQAEGSEVEFRKVELMGL from the coding sequence ATGAAAAAATCTATCATTTTGAGTTTTCTGCTTATTACAGGAAATATTTTTGCTCAAAAATCGCCCACTAGCCTTTTTAATGGTAAGGATCACACCGGATGGCATATTGATGTTCCGGCACTGGATAATAACCCTTCAGGGAAGTCGCCATTTATTGTCAGAGACGGTAAAATGGTTTGCCTGGCCGAGCCACAAGGGCATATTATCACCGACAAGGTATATGAAAACTACGAACTCACCGTAGAATATCGTTTCGCCGGAAAGCCCGGAAACTGTGGCGTGCTGGTGCATGCTTCTACGCCAAGAATTCTTTATAAAATGTTTCCAAAGTCTATCGAATGCCAGCTCATGCACGATAACGCCGGAGATTTCTGGTGCATAGGAGAGGATGTGGTTACGCCCGATATGGAAGCTCGAAGGGGTAAAAAAGAGGATTGGGGTGTGACCGAAGGGAAAGAAAGACGGGTGAAAAACTTGACGGATAATTCAGAAAAACCACTTGGAGAGTGGAACACCATTAAAGTGCGATGTGAAGGGAACAAAATCACTGTTTGGGTAAATGGAGACCTTGTAAATGAAGGCGTTTCAACTGCCAGTAAAGGTCAAATTGCTCTGCAAGCCGAAGGCTCTGAGGTGGAGTTTAGAAAAGTGGAATTGATGGGTTTGTGA